Proteins encoded by one window of Candidatus Methylomirabilota bacterium:
- the nthA gene encoding nitrile hydratase subunit alpha — MSGHEHGHEPGGHGHTHDPSHPHNAPLTEVQLRVKALESLLTEKGLVDPAALDELIDTYETRVGPRNGAKVVARAWIDPEFKRRLLENATEAIAEMGFIGRQGEDMVALENTPRVHNLVVCTLCSCYPWPVLGLPPVWYKSSPYRSRAVIDPRGVLREFDVELPDDVEVRVWDSTAELRYLVLPERPPGTEGMSEEELAALVTRDAMIGAATVKAPGPRRAETPR, encoded by the coding sequence ATGAGCGGACACGAGCACGGTCACGAACCCGGCGGCCACGGGCACACCCACGATCCGAGCCACCCCCACAATGCGCCGCTGACGGAGGTCCAGCTCCGGGTGAAGGCGCTGGAGTCGCTCCTCACCGAGAAGGGGCTGGTGGACCCGGCGGCGCTCGACGAGCTGATCGACACCTACGAGACCCGGGTCGGCCCCCGGAACGGGGCGAAGGTCGTGGCCCGCGCCTGGATTGACCCCGAGTTCAAGCGGCGGCTCCTCGAGAACGCGACGGAAGCGATCGCCGAGATGGGCTTCATCGGACGCCAGGGCGAGGACATGGTGGCGCTCGAGAACACGCCGAGGGTCCACAACCTGGTCGTGTGCACCCTCTGCTCGTGTTACCCCTGGCCGGTCCTCGGGCTGCCGCCTGTCTGGTACAAGTCCTCGCCCTACCGCTCCCGGGCGGTGATCGACCCCCGCGGCGTCCTTCGCGAGTTCGACGTCGAGCTGCCGGACGACGTCGAGGTGCGCGTGTGGGACTCGACGGCGGAGCTCCGCTACCTGGTGCTGCCCGAACGCCCGCCGGGAACGGAGGGGATGAGCGAAGAGGAGCTGGCCGCCCTGGTGACCCGCGACGCGATGATCGGCGCCGCGACCGTCAAGGCGCCCGGGCCGCGTCGGGCGGAGACCCCACGATGA